A region of the Denitrificimonas caeni genome:
TAACGTCGTGGTTGGTGGTGCGCTCAAACTCTTTTACGCGCTCGGCGTGCTCAAGTTGAAAGTCTTCCGCCAGCTTATTTAGCGCAGCATTTGCTGTCTCGGAGAACGGTGCCACCTCAGCAATGCTGGGGTGTGCGGCTAAGCGCTGTAGCCAGCGAACCTCAACCAAGACACGATTACGAATAAGACCGTATTCACTAAAGATAGGGCGCAGTGCGGTGGTTCTGCTGCCGTAACGGCCGTCAACGGGGGAAACCGCGGTAAGCGAGGTAAGCTGCATGATACGTTCTCTAACAAACAATGAATAAATAGGGCGCACAGTGTACATCAAAAGCCAGCTGGATTTCAGTGTTTACGCCAGAGTACGGCTAAGGTGCTGGCAGTAAAGATCAGTACTGCGCCAAGTATAGATGCCACATCTGGCACTTCATCCCAAAGGAAAAATGAAAAAACGCCGGCAAAGACAATGGCCAAATACGCCACAGGACCAATCAAGCCCGGCGGGGCCAGCGAATAAGCGCGCGACATAATGATTTGTGCTAAAGCTGCCAACAAGCCCGCGGCACATAAAAGAATAAGCTGCTGCTGGTTGAGTGGTTGCCAAGCCCAAAGCAGCGGTATTGCAGATATTAAACTGCTAAATAAGGCAAAATAAAACACCATCCGGTAAGCGGGCTCTGTGTTGCTCATTTCGCGAATTGAAACGAACGCCGAGGCCGCCAATAAGCTCGCAGCAAGGCCTACTAAAGATAAGCTGCCGAAGATGGCGTCACTGGGTTTAGCCACCAAAATAACCCCGAGCAAGCCCAGTACTGAAAAAGCCAGCATGCGCTTGGTCAGTGGTTCTTTTAACCAAAAGTAGGCAATGATAGGGGTGAAAACAGGGGCGGAGTAGGTGAAGACCATAGCGTCAGCAAGGGGTAGGTGAGCGATGGCATAAAAGAAACAGTACATGGCCGCTAAGCCATAAGTGGTACGCAGCAGGTGTGATTTTAAGCGTTTGGTTTTAAAGGGCCGCAAACCTTTAGAAAGCAATAAGGGTAGAAAGAAAAATACCCCGACAATGTTTCTAAAAAAGACTATGTTTTCATTGTTAACAGTGGCTGAGGCTTCGCGCACTAAAACGCCCATACCTGAAAATAACAGAGCAGATAAGGCCAATAACGCAGCCCCCTGCACTGGGCGCATGCTGCGTTCGGTCATAAATGTCGGGCGCGTAACTCGTTGAGCATACTGCTGCGTTTAGTCAGCAGATGCCAGCGCCGCCCACCCAGTTGCCGCCATAAACGAGCGGAGCGAATTCCGGCAAACAGTAAAGCGCGTACTTTCGCCGCAGTGGCGTCCTGCTGGAGGAAACGCATATCACCGTGTACCTGAATACGTTGCTTAAAGGTGCTGATGGTGTCTTGGTACAGTCCGCCAAACGATGCAGCAATGTTGTCGCTGGACAAGCCATACAGCTCAACTTGTTGTTCAATTTGTGGCAGGCGTTTACCGGCGATTTCCAGTAAGTCGTCGCGGCGAGCAAATTGTTTTTCTAAGCTGAGCATGCCAACTACGTAGCGCAAGCTCTCCCGTGGGAGATTGTCATTATTGCGCTCCAAAATAGCTTGCATCAGCTTGTACCCCTCGTTTAAACCCAGATCATCACCGCCATACACATCGATAGTGCTGGCGGGGTTGCGCACTAGAAGGGTTTGCAGCATGTAGCTTAAAGCGGCATCGCTGACTTGGCCGGTATGTGCAAGCTTATTAACTAAGGCAGCCGCTTGAAAAACACCGGCGAGGGCGGTTAATTGCTCTTGAAGTGGGCTCATGGTCGTTGAATGCTCTCATCCCAAGGGGTCGTGGCTTCGATTACGCCGCCGCCCAGGCAAATATCGCCGTGGTAAAAGACAATGGACTGTCCAAGAGTTACGGCGCGCTGTGGCTGTTCAAAAGTAACGATGTAACCGTCTTCTGTGTGCTCAATACGACACGCTTGATCGCTTTGGCGATAGCGTACTTTTGCGCTGAGGTTGTCTAGGCTGCTGAGGTCCACTGGATTGATCCAGTTCACGTCTCGGGTAACCAGTGTGCGCGAAAACAGCCATGGATGATCGTTGCCTTGACCGACGATCAAAACATTACGGTTTAGGTCTTTCGCTAATACATACCACGCTTCTTCACTGGCATTTTTTAAGCCGCCAATACCCAAACCTTGGCGCTGACCAATGGTGTGGTACATCAAGCCGCTGTGTTGACCAAGCTCGACGCCATCAACAGTTTCGATCACGCCAGGTTGCGCAGGTAAGTATTGCTTGAGGAAATCAGTAAAACGGCGCTCGCCAATAAAGCAAATACCGGTAGAGTCTTTTTTCTTGGCGGTAATTAGACCGTGTTGCTCAGCCAGTTCACGCACTGCGGGTTTTTCGTACTCGCCAACGGGGAACAACGACTTATGAATTTGCTCGCCACCTACAGCATGCAAAAAATAGCTTTGATCTTTGTTGCTGTCCACGCCTTTGAGTAGCTCACTAATGCCATTAACGTCGCGGCGGCGCACATAGTGCCCGGTGGCGATCATGTGTGCGCCTAGCTGTTCTGCGTAATCCAAGAAAGCTTTAAATTTTATTTCGCGGTTGCATAAAATATCAGGATTGGGTGTGCGCCCAGCTTTATACTCTTCGAGAAAGTGCTCAAAAACGTTATCCCAGTACTCGGCAGCAAAGTTTGCCGTATGCAGTTTAATGCCTAAGGTGTTGCAGACTGCTTGTGCGTCAGCCAAGTCTTCCTTGGCGGTGCAGTATTCAGTGCCATCATCTTCCTCCCAGTTTTTCATGAAGAGGCCTTCCACTTGATAGCCCTGCTCAATCAGCAACAAAGCAGCAACAGAAGAATCAACACCGCCGGACATGCCGACAATTACACGAGTATCAGAAGGAGTATGCATGGCAATCTAAATAGGCTAATTAAAGAATGGGATTCTAGCAGGTTTACGCTACTTACTTAAGAGGCGCGGCTAAATCGCTGTATCAGTCTTTAAACAGATCCAGTGAGAAATGTGCGCCACTGAGGTAATCATCAAGACTGCGCAAGACCATAGGGCTGCGCCACATATCACGCTTGCTGAGCAACTCATCACGACTGAGCCAGACCGGTGCGATAATGCCTTCATCTAGAGGGTGATTTTCTCGCTGTGCCACAGGGCGGCCGGCAAAACAAACCCTTTGATAGGTCACTTGGTTGCTTGGGGCGGTATATAAATAGATGCCTACCAGGTGTGTGATCTCAATATCCCAGCCTGTTTCCTCTAAAGTTTCACGAATTGCTGCCTGAATTAGACTTTCGTCCATTTCTAAGTGGCCTGCAGGCTGGTTTAATACAATATGTTTTTCAGCATGCTCTTTGACGAATAAAAAGCGTCCATCTTGCTCAATAATTGTGGCTACAGTGATATGCGGAGTGAAGCGTGTCATCAGTCATCTCTTTACTGAGTAGGGGCTACAGGGTTTGGTGTTTTCGCTACACTTGCGTGTAAAATAATCGAATTTACACGATGTTAAGCATGTAAATACCTGTAGTGAATGAATAGTTTGACTACAGCTATCTATTCGGCGATTGTTTAAAGAGTGTATGATACGCGCTGCACAGACTGCGCCAAAGTGCTAAAAGCGCTGCGGTGGGTCGAATTGCATGTGTGACTTTTT
Encoded here:
- a CDS encoding DMT family transporter; translated protein: MTERSMRPVQGAALLALSALLFSGMGVLVREASATVNNENIVFFRNIVGVFFFLPLLLSKGLRPFKTKRLKSHLLRTTYGLAAMYCFFYAIAHLPLADAMVFTYSAPVFTPIIAYFWLKEPLTKRMLAFSVLGLLGVILVAKPSDAIFGSLSLVGLAASLLAASAFVSIREMSNTEPAYRMVFYFALFSSLISAIPLLWAWQPLNQQQLILLCAAGLLAALAQIIMSRAYSLAPPGLIGPVAYLAIVFAGVFSFFLWDEVPDVASILGAVLIFTASTLAVLWRKH
- the hflD gene encoding high frequency lysogenization protein HflD, whose product is MSPLQEQLTALAGVFQAAALVNKLAHTGQVSDAALSYMLQTLLVRNPASTIDVYGGDDLGLNEGYKLMQAILERNNDNLPRESLRYVVGMLSLEKQFARRDDLLEIAGKRLPQIEQQVELYGLSSDNIAASFGGLYQDTISTFKQRIQVHGDMRFLQQDATAAKVRALLFAGIRSARLWRQLGGRRWHLLTKRSSMLNELRARHL
- the mnmA gene encoding tRNA 2-thiouridine(34) synthase MnmA encodes the protein MHTPSDTRVIVGMSGGVDSSVAALLLIEQGYQVEGLFMKNWEEDDGTEYCTAKEDLADAQAVCNTLGIKLHTANFAAEYWDNVFEHFLEEYKAGRTPNPDILCNREIKFKAFLDYAEQLGAHMIATGHYVRRRDVNGISELLKGVDSNKDQSYFLHAVGGEQIHKSLFPVGEYEKPAVRELAEQHGLITAKKKDSTGICFIGERRFTDFLKQYLPAQPGVIETVDGVELGQHSGLMYHTIGQRQGLGIGGLKNASEEAWYVLAKDLNRNVLIVGQGNDHPWLFSRTLVTRDVNWINPVDLSSLDNLSAKVRYRQSDQACRIEHTEDGYIVTFEQPQRAVTLGQSIVFYHGDICLGGGVIEATTPWDESIQRP
- a CDS encoding NUDIX hydrolase, translated to MTRFTPHITVATIIEQDGRFLFVKEHAEKHIVLNQPAGHLEMDESLIQAAIRETLEETGWDIEITHLVGIYLYTAPSNQVTYQRVCFAGRPVAQRENHPLDEGIIAPVWLSRDELLSKRDMWRSPMVLRSLDDYLSGAHFSLDLFKD